A genomic stretch from Malus domestica chromosome 15, GDT2T_hap1 includes:
- the LOC139192449 gene encoding uncharacterized protein: protein MANLAKLDFAALDITGKNYLTWVLDTKIHLEAANLGDTIKEESSSSSQDRAKAMIFIRRHLDEALKSEYLTVEDPLALWNALRSRYNHQTTVILPKARYDWTHLRIQDFKSVAEYNSALFRITSQMKLCGDTITEEMLLEKTFSTFHASNMVLQQQYRAQGFTEYNQLISVLLVAEQNNELLMKNHNSRPTGSAPFPEVNVASLERNTISSRGNNYKRGRGHKQGRWKGKSKNHGVQFHNQVPRNNPGPSFKNTNRQKGKAHVNTPRSHEGGCHRCGGNGHWARTCRTPKHLVELYQASFKEKGVEINFLDQAKPMETPDPVTNLSGQLNTTHLDATDFINERGNEVYGSD, encoded by the coding sequence atggcaaacttggcaaagcttgattttgctgccctggacattactgGAAAGAATTACCTTACATGGGTattggataccaagatccatctggaagcagcaaatcttggagataccatcaaGGAAGAAAGCagctcatcctctcaagatcgggcaaaggccatgatttttattcgtcgtcatcttgatgaggcactaaagagcgagtacttaacggttgaagatccgttagccCTTTGGAATGCCTTGAGaagcagatacaatcaccagacaacggtgattcttccaaaagcTCGCTATGACTGGACACACCTgaggatccaggatttcaaatcagtggctgagtacaattcggcgttgttcagaattacctctcagatgaaaCTCTGTGGGGATACTATCACTGAGGAGATGTtattggaaaagactttcagcacattccaCGCCTCTAACATGGTACTGCAACAACAGTATAGAGCGCAaggcttcactgaatacaaccagctgatatctgtgctcctggtagctgaacagaacaatgagcttctcatgaaaaaccataattcccgacctactggatcagcaccgttcccagaagtgaatgttgCTTCCCTTGAAAGGAATACCATATCCTCTCgtggcaataattacaaacgaggacgtggccacaagcAAGGTCGGTGGAAAGGGAAaagcaagaaccatggtgtccagtttcacaaccaggttccaaggAATAATCCAGGCCCGAGCTTTAAAAATACCAATCGCCAGAAAGGAAAAGCTCATGTGAACACTCCTAGAAGTCATGAAGGAggttgccataggtgtggtggcaacggacattgggcgcgtacttgtcgcaccccaaagcatctggtggaactatatcaagcctccttcaaggaaaagggtgtcgagatcaatttccttgaccaggctaaaccaatggaAACCCCTGATCCAGTGACCAATTTATCAGGACAGTTAAACACAACCCACCTGGATGCTACAGACTTTATTaatgaaagagggaatgaagtttatgggtccgattga